From one Idiomarina sp. X4 genomic stretch:
- a CDS encoding cytochrome b/b6 domain-containing protein: MHGWLAISLMALVALHVAAALHHHFIRKDKVLRSML, from the coding sequence TTGCACGGCTGGTTAGCAATATCCCTTATGGCACTGGTTGCTTTGCATGTCGCAGCTGCACTACATCATCACTTTATTCGCAAGGACAAGGTGCTGAGAAGCATGCTCTAG
- a CDS encoding Rho termination factor N-terminal domain-containing protein, giving the protein MPDVWRDKDERMYQHIKQTQLDDGKSEDEAEEIASRTVNKQRREEGVTDNTTTQGTGNPNTRLEERTKEELYNRAQQLDIDNRSQMSKDELIEAIRQKQ; this is encoded by the coding sequence ATGCCTGACGTTTGGCGTGATAAAGACGAGCGCATGTATCAGCATATCAAGCAGACGCAGCTGGATGACGGCAAGAGTGAAGACGAAGCCGAGGAAATTGCCAGCCGCACCGTGAACAAGCAGCGGCGAGAGGAAGGGGTTACCGATAACACCACCACTCAAGGTACTGGTAACCCTAACACTCGGCTGGAAGAACGTACCAAGGAAGAACTTTATAACAGAGCCCAGCAGCTTGATATTGATAATCGTAGCCAAATGAGTAAAGACGAATTGATTGAGGCGATACGGCAAAAGCAGTAG
- a CDS encoding nuclease-related domain-containing protein, protein MADTRYITRNRLSQEVNKARIWVAVIGAPIAGFLMYNLPKFWWIVGLIYLFSILGAASTKRSGAKGELKTLKLLEKLPDSYILFNQIDVPNPRTKRGFTELDLIVVGPNGVFVIEVKNNNSKVTGDEQAANWTAHKIGRKGGCYKTKVRNPIKQLKKQVHVLAEHLKKNRASTWIEGAVFFSHRNARIKLSSQPSVPVFQRKGLVEYILSYQPKRSPKNTEKVIQQLVSLKRRSC, encoded by the coding sequence ATGGCCGACACACGTTATATAACTCGGAATCGTCTCTCTCAGGAAGTGAATAAAGCCCGCATTTGGGTCGCTGTTATTGGCGCACCTATTGCGGGCTTTTTAATGTATAACTTGCCAAAATTTTGGTGGATTGTTGGGTTAATTTATCTGTTCAGTATTTTAGGTGCAGCATCCACTAAGCGTTCAGGTGCAAAGGGCGAATTAAAAACACTGAAGCTTTTAGAAAAACTCCCCGATAGCTATATTTTGTTTAACCAAATTGATGTACCTAACCCACGAACCAAACGCGGCTTTACTGAGCTGGATTTGATTGTGGTGGGTCCTAACGGTGTATTCGTAATAGAAGTGAAGAACAACAACTCTAAAGTAACGGGGGATGAGCAGGCGGCTAATTGGACAGCTCATAAAATAGGGCGTAAGGGTGGCTGTTATAAAACCAAAGTCCGCAACCCAATAAAGCAGTTAAAAAAACAGGTTCATGTTTTAGCTGAACACCTGAAGAAAAATCGCGCATCCACCTGGATAGAGGGGGCTGTTTTTTTCTCGCACCGTAACGCACGGATTAAATTGTCTTCACAACCCAGTGTACCCGTTTTCCAGCGCAAAGGGCTGGTTGAATATATTCTTAGCTATCAGCCGAAGCGGTCACCGAAGAACACGGAAAAGGTTATTCAACAATTGGTCAGTCTTAAGCGACGTTCTTGCTAG
- a CDS encoding thiol-disulfide oxidoreductase DCC family protein has translation MSQQSSKLIIFFDGGCPLCVKEMRHLRKLDEKRQITFENINEPDFNQRYPQVDVAKANQYLHGQTRSGDMIYGLDVTYAAWSLVGKGWMIAPLRWPVIRWFADKTYLFFARNRNRVSKLLTGKERCAQCSID, from the coding sequence ATGTCACAACAAAGTTCGAAACTTATTATTTTCTTTGATGGCGGATGTCCGCTATGCGTTAAGGAAATGCGGCATTTAAGGAAGCTTGATGAGAAACGACAAATAACGTTCGAGAATATTAATGAGCCGGACTTTAATCAACGATACCCTCAAGTTGACGTTGCTAAGGCTAACCAGTATTTACATGGGCAGACCCGTTCCGGTGACATGATCTACGGTCTGGATGTCACCTATGCCGCCTGGTCGCTAGTGGGTAAAGGCTGGATGATTGCCCCTCTGCGCTGGCCGGTTATTCGGTGGTTCGCTGACAAAACGTATTTATTTTTTGCACGTAACCGCAACCGTGTATCCAAGTTATTAACGGGTAAAGAGCGCTGCGCACAGTGTTCAATAGACTGA